One Mycolicibacterium goodii genomic region harbors:
- a CDS encoding ABC transporter ATP-binding protein, which translates to MSLRADDVRWLRSGRLVLADVTVALQPGSTVGVLGPNGSGKSSLLRLLAGLDRPDAGRVELDGRPVTAMPRRALARRVALVGQHAETDLNITVGDVVRLGRIPYTTMFGGDGDGASAVRDALAVTGLLGMQNRLWHTLSGGERQRVQIARALAQQPTELLLDEPTNHLDIAHQLEILAMIRELDITAVVALHDLNLAAMFCDHVVVLSAGAVVASGPPADVLTEQLVADVYGVRCEITRDSAGPYVRFRPGGRTGGR; encoded by the coding sequence ATGAGCTTGCGCGCCGACGACGTGCGGTGGTTGCGCTCGGGCCGGCTCGTGCTCGCGGATGTCACCGTGGCTCTCCAGCCGGGCAGCACCGTGGGCGTTCTCGGCCCAAACGGGTCAGGAAAGTCGTCGCTGCTGCGTCTGCTGGCCGGGCTCGACCGGCCCGACGCCGGGCGCGTCGAACTCGACGGGCGACCGGTGACCGCGATGCCGCGCCGTGCACTCGCGCGACGCGTCGCGCTCGTGGGCCAGCACGCCGAGACGGATCTGAACATCACGGTCGGGGACGTGGTGCGACTCGGTCGCATCCCGTACACGACGATGTTCGGCGGCGACGGGGACGGGGCATCGGCCGTGCGGGACGCGCTCGCGGTCACGGGCCTGCTCGGTATGCAGAACCGGCTGTGGCACACCCTTTCCGGAGGCGAGCGTCAGCGGGTGCAGATCGCCCGCGCGCTCGCGCAGCAACCCACGGAACTGCTGCTCGACGAGCCGACGAACCACCTCGACATCGCCCACCAGCTGGAGATCCTGGCGATGATCCGCGAGCTCGACATCACCGCCGTCGTCGCGCTCCACGACCTGAACCTCGCCGCGATGTTCTGCGACCACGTCGTGGTGCTGTCGGCGGGCGCGGTCGTGGCGTCAGGCCCCCCGGCGGATGTGCTCACCGAGCAACTCGTCGCCGACGTCTACGGCGTGCGGTGTGAGATCACCCGCGACTCCGCCGGGCCCTACGTGCGGTTCCGTCCAGGCGGCAGAACCGGCGGGCGCTAG
- a CDS encoding type II toxin-antitoxin system PemK/MazF family toxin, whose amino-acid sequence MVSQWKTFQRVLKGTENLVFNEASKFVRQLQKSDNVPRTVQQGIQQGIQQGIRLGMDVLASGLAGASANSAPAITAGRPVSQHSVPTAHRARKVVYSPDLDGRADPGEIVWTWVVYEDDPTKGKDRPVLVVGRDHSTLLGLMLSSQEHHSDDPDWVGIGTGTWDYDGRPSWVRLDRVLDVPEEGIRREGAILDRVRFEVVAQRLRAEYSWS is encoded by the coding sequence ATGGTGTCGCAGTGGAAGACGTTCCAGCGAGTTCTGAAGGGCACCGAGAACCTCGTCTTCAACGAGGCGTCGAAGTTCGTGCGCCAGTTACAGAAGTCGGACAACGTGCCCAGGACCGTGCAACAGGGCATCCAGCAGGGCATTCAACAGGGCATTCGGCTCGGAATGGACGTGCTGGCCAGTGGCCTCGCGGGCGCATCGGCGAACAGTGCGCCAGCCATCACTGCTGGGCGGCCGGTCTCCCAGCACAGCGTCCCGACCGCGCACCGGGCACGGAAGGTCGTGTACTCCCCCGACCTGGACGGCCGCGCCGATCCCGGAGAGATCGTGTGGACGTGGGTGGTCTACGAGGACGACCCCACCAAGGGCAAGGATCGTCCGGTGCTCGTGGTGGGACGCGACCACTCCACGCTGCTGGGCCTCATGCTCTCCAGCCAGGAGCATCACAGCGACGATCCCGACTGGGTCGGCATCGGCACCGGAACCTGGGACTACGACGGCAGGCCCAGCTGGGTGCGCCTCGACCGCGTGCTCGACGTGCCCGAGGAAGGTATCCGCCGCGAGGGCGCGATCCTGGACCGCGTCCGGTTCGAGGTGGTCGCCCAGCGGCTGCGCGCCGAGTACTCCTGGAGCTAG
- the lepA gene encoding translation elongation factor 4 → MRLTHAHQEIPISSFADKTFTAPAQIRNFCIIAHIDHGKSTLADRMLQLTGVVDERSMRAQYLDRMDIERERGITIKAQNVRLPWRVDGQDHVLHLIDTPGHVDFTYEVSRALEACEGAVLLVDAAQGIEAQTLANLYLALDRDLAIIPVLNKIDLPAADPDRYAGELAHIIGCEPSDVLRVSGKTGEGVAELLDEVVRQVPPPVGDPDAPTRAMIFDSVYDIYRGVVTYVRVVDGKIVPRERIAMMSTGATHELLEVGIVSPEPKASEGLGVGEVGYLITGVKDVRQSKVGDTVTTARKGATEALTGYREPKPMVYSGLYPVDGSDYPDLRDALDKLQLNDAALTYEPETSVALGFGFRCGFLGLLHMEITRERLEREFGLDLISTSPNVVYRVVQDDGTEKVVTNPSDWPEGKIRTVFEPVVKTTIIAPSEFIGTIMELCQSRRGDLQGMDYLSPERVELRYIMPLGEIIFDFFDSLKSRTRGYASLDYEEAGEQEAALVKVDILLQGEAVDAFSAIVHKDGASAYGNKMTSKLKELIPRQQFEVPVQAAIGSRIIARENIRAIRKDVLSKCYGGDITRKRKLLEKQKEGKKRMKTIGRVDVPQEAFVAALSTDAAGDKPKK, encoded by the coding sequence GTGCGCTTGACCCACGCTCACCAGGAGATTCCCATCAGCAGCTTCGCCGACAAGACGTTCACTGCGCCGGCGCAGATTCGGAACTTCTGCATCATCGCTCACATCGACCATGGCAAGTCGACGCTGGCCGACCGGATGCTGCAGCTCACCGGCGTCGTCGACGAGCGGTCGATGCGTGCCCAGTACCTCGATCGCATGGACATCGAGCGTGAGCGCGGGATCACGATCAAGGCGCAGAACGTTCGGCTGCCCTGGCGCGTCGACGGGCAGGATCACGTCCTGCACCTGATCGATACCCCGGGCCACGTCGACTTCACCTACGAGGTGTCCCGTGCGCTCGAGGCCTGCGAGGGTGCGGTGCTGCTGGTCGACGCCGCACAGGGCATCGAGGCGCAGACGCTGGCCAACCTGTACCTGGCACTGGACCGCGACCTGGCGATCATCCCGGTGCTCAACAAGATCGACCTGCCCGCCGCGGACCCGGACCGCTACGCCGGCGAGCTCGCCCACATCATCGGCTGTGAGCCTTCCGACGTGCTGCGCGTGTCCGGCAAGACCGGTGAGGGCGTGGCCGAACTGCTCGACGAGGTGGTGCGCCAGGTGCCGCCGCCGGTGGGTGATCCCGACGCGCCCACGCGCGCGATGATCTTCGACTCGGTGTACGACATCTACCGCGGCGTGGTGACCTACGTCCGCGTGGTCGACGGCAAGATCGTGCCGCGTGAGCGGATCGCGATGATGTCCACCGGCGCCACGCACGAACTGCTCGAGGTCGGCATCGTCTCACCCGAACCGAAGGCCAGCGAAGGCCTCGGCGTCGGGGAGGTCGGCTATCTCATCACGGGAGTGAAGGACGTCCGCCAGTCCAAGGTCGGCGACACCGTGACCACGGCCCGCAAGGGTGCCACCGAGGCGCTGACCGGCTACCGCGAGCCCAAGCCGATGGTGTACTCGGGCCTGTATCCCGTCGACGGTTCTGACTACCCGGATCTGCGCGACGCGCTGGACAAGCTGCAACTCAACGACGCCGCGCTGACCTACGAACCGGAGACCTCGGTGGCTCTGGGCTTCGGGTTCCGCTGCGGGTTCCTCGGGTTGCTCCACATGGAGATCACCCGCGAACGCCTGGAGCGCGAGTTCGGCCTGGACCTGATCTCCACCTCGCCCAACGTGGTGTACCGCGTCGTGCAGGACGACGGAACCGAGAAGGTCGTGACGAATCCGTCGGACTGGCCGGAAGGCAAGATCCGCACGGTGTTCGAGCCCGTCGTGAAGACGACGATCATCGCCCCGAGCGAGTTCATCGGCACGATCATGGAACTGTGCCAGTCGCGGCGCGGTGACCTGCAGGGCATGGACTACCTGTCGCCGGAGCGCGTGGAACTGCGCTACATCATGCCGCTCGGCGAGATCATCTTCGACTTCTTCGATTCGCTGAAGTCCCGCACCCGCGGCTATGCGAGCCTCGACTACGAGGAGGCAGGCGAGCAGGAGGCGGCGCTGGTCAAGGTCGATATCCTGCTGCAGGGCGAAGCTGTCGACGCGTTCTCGGCCATCGTCCACAAGGACGGGGCGTCGGCCTACGGCAACAAGATGACCTCCAAGCTCAAGGAACTGATCCCGCGCCAGCAGTTCGAGGTGCCGGTCCAGGCCGCGATCGGTTCGAGAATCATTGCGCGCGAGAATATCCGGGCCATTCGCAAGGACGTGCTCTCGAAGTGCTACGGCGGCGACATCACCCGTAAGCGCAAGCTGCTCGAGAAGCAGAAAGAGGGCAAGAAGCGGATGAAGACCATCGGTCGGGTCGACGTCCCGCAGGAGGCGTTCGTCGCGGCACTGTCCACTGACGCGGCGGGCGACAAACCCAAGAAATAG